The Flavipsychrobacter sp. genome contains the following window.
GCAACTCTTCCAGCATTTCGTATAATAACTCTGTACGCTCCAAGTCTGTGATTGGCTGTAAAGATCTTATGCTGAAGTACTCACTATTCTGCTGAATGATATTATTACAAAATGCGTGGAAGGTGCAAATATTTACCTTGTGTGCCGCAGTGCCAATGATCTGTACCAATCGACGACGCATGGAGTTCGTTGCTTCCTCCGTATAGGTCAAACATAATATTTCCGATGGCTGCACTTGTGCTTCACTTCTTAACAGGTTGGCAATTCTCATGGATAGTACTTCTGTTTTGCCCGTACCTGGGCCCGCTATTACCATCACAGGACCATAAATGGTATCTACAGCTTGTTTTTGGCGCTGGTTCAGGTTATTATATCTATCTAAGAATAATTGCTCGTTTATCGACATATTTGCATGCATTATCTGCCAACATGAAGTTAGAAAAGCTATAACAATTTATTAAGCGATAGATAACTTAGTTTTGCACTATTAGAAGAAAATATAAAGGAATGAAACAGATACTATTTAGTTTACTATTTGCAGCTACTTGTATTACAGCAACAGCACAGAGTGATAATGATACTTTACCGTATTTAAAGTATCCTGTAATGCCTGCTTTCGAAATATTGCACATGGATAGTAGTACTATTACCAATACTGCCTATGCACCGAAAGACAGACCTGTAATTTTTGTTTTCTTTAGTCCTGACTGTGAACACTGTACCATAACCATAAGAGAACTACTGAATAACAGGCAAGAGCTCAACAACGCGAAGATATATCTATTCACACCACTTACTTTCGATAAGTTGAAACCTGTATACGATAAGCTAAGACTAGCTAGTTATAAAGATGTAGTAGTGGGCAAGGAATTCCGTTATTTCTTTTACAAGTTCTACTCCCCTGTACACGTACCGTACATAGCTATCTACAACAAAAAGAAAAAGCTGGTATCCGTATATGACGGTGGTACCAGCTTGGAACAAATTGTAAAAGATGTGAATAAAGACTAAGCTTCTTTATTCTCTTCTGTATCATTATTAGCTTCATCAGTTGTAGTAGCTACTGCATCTTTTGAAGCTTCTTCTTTTTTAGACGTTTTCTCTTTCGGCTCTTCTGTTTGTTGTTTTTCCTTTTCAGCTATTTGCGCTCCTATATCTTTTAGTTGTGCTTGCACCTCTTCCAGCTTCTCTTGCTTATGTACAAGGTTCTTTTCTGTTTGTGCTATTAGCTTTGTTAGGTGTTCTTTCAGCTCGTCTGCCTTCTTTAATTCAGGGTCTATGTTAGCAAGCCCTTCTTTAAAGTCCACAAGTTTATCCTTCTCTTCTTGTAGCTCTTCTTCAAGGGTCGCCACAAACTTTTTAGTTTGGTCGTGTCTCGTATAGATCCTCTTTTCCGCATGTTCTTTTCTTTGCTCCCTATCAGCATCTTTGCGGTTGTAGAAATGTTTACGTGCTGCTACAAACTGCTCCCATATAGTATCACTGTGCTCTCTAGGCACAGGCCCTATGCTCTTCCATTCCGTCATTAGTTCGTTTATCTCTGCAGTAGCCTCTCTCCAGCGTGTAGAGTTTTTTAATTGTTCTGCTCTTTTAAGAAGTGCCTGCTTACGTGCATAGTTGTCTTGCAGCGATACTTTGAAGGCTTGGAAATGCTCTCTCTTGGCTTGATAAAAAGTATCCTTAGCGGCGTTAAGTCTTGCCCACAATTCATCAGAATGTTCACGAGGCACTCTACCGGTAGCCTTCCATTCCTCCATTATTTTTGTATAGGCATCAGAAGTTTTGTTCCACTCTTGACTGTCTTTTAGCTCTTCTGCTTTTTCTACTAGTGCCAGCTTAACCGTATAGTTTTTTTCTTGCTCTGCTTTTATAGTGTTGTAGTGTGCCTTCTTTTTGTCGAAAAAGGCATTCTTAGCAGTGATGTATCTGTTCCACAGTTGCTCGTTCTTGTCGTGCATGGTTCTACCCACAGCCTTCCATTCCTCCATCAATTGTTTGAACGCTTCAGTCGTTCTCTTCCAATCATCTGATGCTGCAAGTTTTTCTGCCTTTTCTACCAACTCTAGTTTAAGGTCTAGATTTTGAAGTAGCTCTTTTTCTATATCCTCTGTATGAGCACGCTTGCGTTCAAAGAACTTCGTTCTTGCGGCTTCTAATCTTTCCCAAAGCTCATCGTTTCTTTTTTTATCTATATAACCTGTAGCCTTCCATTGCTCAATCAGGTCTTTAAACTTCTGAGTTGTTTCTTTCCAGTCTTCACTCTCTACTACAGCTTCTGCTTCTTTTACTATACCTTCTTTAGCTGCAAAGTTTTCTTCTGTTTTTGCGGCTATCTCTTTTTCTAGTACTGCAATGTTTTGAAACAGAGGTGTATAATCACCAACGGCCACTGCATGTTGCAGATAGTCTTTAGTTCGTTCTACTTTGCCTGCCAGTTTTAATTTGTCTTCTTGCTCGACATCCCACTCGTCTTGTAGTTCTTTTACTTTGGCTTCTACTTCAGGAAATTTTTCTAGTAGCGACTTTAGCTGTGCGTCTGCATTGTTTAGCTCTAAAGTTATTATGGTTCGCTCTTTGTTGCCTTCTATTGGGTTCAGGACAAGGTCTCCAGTTTCCGAAAGTTGATATTGTTCTTTAGTTGGAAATGTTACTTCTGCCCACCAAGTTTGCAATGTGTTTTCCTGTGTCATGCCGTTTCAATTTCGGTTGGTTATTATACCAACCAGTAGAGAGATTATTAGTTGCCAAAAACTTTACGTAATAAGTCTGTAACTCTTGCTGCAGGGTCTTTACGTATTTTGTTTTCTTCTTGTGCTATGGTAACGAACAAACCGTTTAATGCTCGCTCTGTTACATAGCCTGTCAAGTCTGTATTTACTTTATTTCTTGTAGTTGGTAGCCTGTTGTAGATATTAAATATCTGTGCCCAGTATTTTGTAGCGTCTACCTTCTTTAATGAGTTTTCTATTACAGGACGGAAAGAGTTGGTCAATGCAGCTGTAGTTCTCCCTTTTAAATAGTTAGTCGCAGCACCATCACCTCCTTTAAGTATATTCATACCATCTTGTATACTCATGGTTTTAATAGCATTGATAAATATAGGTACTGCTTGTGCAGCAGCATCTTCCGCAGCGCGGTTCATAGATAATATGGCTTTATCCACCTGATCACCCATTCCTAAATTACGCAATGTGCTTTCCACCTTTTGAGCTTCCGGTGGCATCAATACTTTTATCAGTTGATTACCAAAATATCCGTTGATATTATGTAGTTGACCACCTGCATTTTTAGCACCTATTTCGAGCGCCTGCTTCAAACCCGCAATTATTTCAGAGTTTCCTAACGTTCCACCATTCGATGAGCCTGTACCATTAATATCAATACCCGCATCTTTTGCTGTCTTTAACAGGTCACCAAATGTTTGTCCATTACAACCTGCTGTAGCTATAGATAGCGTACCTAATAATAATACAGTTTTGATAATCTTATTCATAGTTTACAATTTACTAAATATCTATACCAAATGAAATGCCAGAATTAAAAACCACCATCTTCACTCTTATCTTTTATGGCATCTCTATCTTTGGTTTCTTCAGGTTTATACTCTTCTTTGCTGTGCTTACCTTTCCCCTTTCTATCGTTTGTGCCAAAACGATAACTAAAGGTTATTCTTCCAATTCTGGTTTCTCTATCTCTGTAAGATACCTGTCTTGCTTTATCAAAATCGTAATTAACCGTATACTTACGAGTATCAAATATATCGGATACATTTAGTACTAGTGTCGCCTTGTCTTTTAATAAATTCTTACGAATGGCTGCATCTATCCAATACACCCCTTCTCTAGTACCTTGAGCCTCTATCTTAGGCGCTTCGTAGTTACCATTTATTTGCAAAGAGAAGTTTTTAGGCAATTTCACATTAGTATTCACCTTTCCAAACCAGCTAAAGCCTGTATTATCTAATGTAGGGTCTACATTACCGCCCAATATTTGATTCTGGAACAGGTTAACATTGAACGTAGCATCCCATATTTTCACTATCTGAAACCTTGCCGTTATATCGGCTCCATAGGTGATACCTGTATTCAGGTTAGTACGCATACTAAAAGAAGTACCATCATCGTAAAAACGTCTATACATAGTAATGAGGTTTTGCGTGTTTTGATAGTAGGTACTCAAAATGATGTTATGCCCTTTTTTGAATAATCTACTATAGCTCAACTCAATATTATGTATAAACTCCGGTACAAGGTTAGGATTTCCTGCACTTGTATCTTGTGGGTTCGATAGATCTAAATAAGGTAATAGCTGCCAGAACCTTGGTCTATGTGTACGTCTTGAATAATTCAGATAGATGCTTTGGTCTTTAGGCAACTCATACGATGTGAACACTGAAGGGAAAAAGTTGAGAAACTCGTTAGAGTATCTTCTACCACCTACTTGTTCATTAGTGCCTTCATAATATGCATACTCCGCCCTTAAGCCAAATTGGTATCTGAATTTACCTAGTTGGTCTTTAAAACTTGTATATCCGGCATATATCTGTTGCGTATAGTCATAGCTATTCAATAGGCTAGAGTCTATAGCTACATCTACTCCCGATGTAGAATCTATAATTGGATTATTCTCACTTTGAAAAAAGAAAAGCTGAGCTTTAAGACCTGCTTCCAACTTCCCATTTTTTGTTAGCAAAGGGCGCTCGTAATCTGTTTGCGCATTTACACTTTGTCTTTTCCCTTTTCCAGGTGCATCTTGTATTATTGGTTGTCCTAATACCGTACCATTGGGACTAATATTACGTGTTTTGAAATACTGTACCCTAGAGCCACCTGACGTTACATAAGTAACGCTGGTAGTGAGCTGATGATCCAACGGCGCAAACTTGTGCTTATACTCTAGTGAAGTAGAGCTAGATATTGGGTTTACTTTAAACCTGCTCTCACGCTCTTGAATAGATAACAGATTGTCTCCATTATATATTTTATAATTCGTTTTACCATTAGACTCGTAGGTAAAACTGTTGATATTCTGTGTCAGCATAACACTATTCTTTTTATCGAAAGTGTACTCTGCCCCTATGGAATTGAAAGAGCCCCCATGCTGACGTAAATTATCTTCATAGGTATTGAAGTAACCTGCATCTTCATTATTAAAACGCTCTGTAGTATTTCTTCTGTAGTTAGGGTTTTGCCTAAAGTTGCCATTGAGGAAGATGTTCCATTTTTCATTTTTGAAATTAAGGCTCAACCCTCCGTTATACTTATCTCTGGTACCTATACCAATATTGGCATTTCCGTTGACACCAAATTTCTTTTCTCTTTTGGTAACTATATTAATGATACCCGTCATACCCTCTGCGTCATATTTAGCCGAAGGGTTGGTAATTACCTCTACCTGATCAACACTTTCTGCAGGTAAGCTTTGCAAAGCCGACGCCTCGTCACCACCCAATAATGTAGCGGGCTTACCATCTATAAGTATTGTTACTCCCGATTTACCTCTCAAGCTCACGCCTCCATCTACATCTACCGAAACAGAAGGTACATTTTGTAATACATCAGATGCGCTACCTCCGGCAGTGGTCGTATTCTTCTCTACATTAAACACTTTTTTGTCAACGCCCATTTCCATCACCGGGCGCTCCCCTTTCACCTCTACCTCATCCATAAGTTTTGTGGTGGTCTCTACCTTAATATCCCCAAGTGCTCGTGTAAGATTATCTGGAGAGATGGTGATATTCTTCACTATATAAGTACTAATACCTATACCACTTACTTTCAAACTATAGCTACCTGATTTTACCGCTGCTATTTCAAACTGGCCATTATCATCTGTCAAGGCACCGTTTACCGGTTGCTTGCCCTCTTTAAGTAATGCTACTGTAATATATGGTACTGCCTTTTTGCCCTTACCTGTTACTATTCTACCGTTAATAGTACCTGCTGCCGTCTTATCCCCATTATTTGTTTGTGCCCATATAGTAGCTGAAAAGCCAAGGCATAACATAGTCAGGAATATATTGATGTATATTCTACCCATTGAATCGCAAAAATCATGGAAAAAATCTAAATAATGGCGATTAACATCATAAATAATGTTAAAACATTTCTATATGCCTATATGCTTTTCTATGATATAGTTATTCCTATCAGAGGAACTACGAGAGACCAATTCGCCCAAGAAACCAACTAGGAAAAACTGGGTACCCATGATCATAGCAGTGAGTGCCATATAAAAACCCGGCTTGTTGGTAATAGAGAAAGAGGCTCCGCCTATTATTTTCTCAATGACCAACCAAATAGTGATGATAAAACCGAGCAAGAAGGTAAGTGTACCCAAAGACCCAAAGAAGTGCATTGGCTTTTTACCAAAACGACTGATAAACTGTATAGAAAGAAGGTCTAAAAAACCATTGATGAAGCGTTCCCAGCCAAATTTAGAAACACCGTACTTACGTGCTCTATGCTGTACTACCTTTTCCCCAATATTTCTAAAACCAGCGGCTTTGGCCAATACAGGTATAAAACGGTGCATTTCACCATATACCTCAATGCTTTTTATCACCGTTTTCTTGTAGGCTTTCAAGCCGCAGTTCATGTCATGTAGCTTGATGCCTGAAATACGACGATTAACAGCATTATATAGTTTAGAGGGTAGGTTTTTAGTTATGGCATTATCATAACGCTTCTTTTTCCAACCGCTTACCAGATCAAACCCATCTATAGTGACCATTCTATACAGATCAGGTATTTCATCAGGGCTGTCTTGCAAATCAGCATCCATAGTAATGACCACTGAGCCTTGCGCTATCTTGAAACCTTCGTATAAGGCAGCACTCTTACCATAGTTTCTTTGAAACTTGATACCTTTTATAATATCAGGTTGCTCTTTCGATAGTTGCTCCACAACTTTCCAGCTATCGTCAGTACTACCATCATCTATCATGATCACCTCATACACATAGCCGTGTTCTGAGCACACTTTTTCGATCCACTCTACCAGCTCGGGCAGGGATTCCTCCTCATTATATAATG
Protein-coding sequences here:
- a CDS encoding DUF349 domain-containing protein, coding for MTQENTLQTWWAEVTFPTKEQYQLSETGDLVLNPIEGNKERTIITLELNNADAQLKSLLEKFPEVEAKVKELQDEWDVEQEDKLKLAGKVERTKDYLQHAVAVGDYTPLFQNIAVLEKEIAAKTEENFAAKEGIVKEAEAVVESEDWKETTQKFKDLIEQWKATGYIDKKRNDELWERLEAARTKFFERKRAHTEDIEKELLQNLDLKLELVEKAEKLAASDDWKRTTEAFKQLMEEWKAVGRTMHDKNEQLWNRYITAKNAFFDKKKAHYNTIKAEQEKNYTVKLALVEKAEELKDSQEWNKTSDAYTKIMEEWKATGRVPREHSDELWARLNAAKDTFYQAKREHFQAFKVSLQDNYARKQALLKRAEQLKNSTRWREATAEINELMTEWKSIGPVPREHSDTIWEQFVAARKHFYNRKDADREQRKEHAEKRIYTRHDQTKKFVATLEEELQEEKDKLVDFKEGLANIDPELKKADELKEHLTKLIAQTEKNLVHKQEKLEEVQAQLKDIGAQIAEKEKQQTEEPKEKTSKKEEASKDAVATTTDEANNDTEENKEA
- a CDS encoding DUF4197 domain-containing protein, with amino-acid sequence MNKIIKTVLLLGTLSIATAGCNGQTFGDLLKTAKDAGIDINGTGSSNGGTLGNSEIIAGLKQALEIGAKNAGGQLHNINGYFGNQLIKVLMPPEAQKVESTLRNLGMGDQVDKAILSMNRAAEDAAAQAVPIFINAIKTMSIQDGMNILKGGDGAATNYLKGRTTAALTNSFRPVIENSLKKVDATKYWAQIFNIYNRLPTTRNKVNTDLTGYVTERALNGLFVTIAQEENKIRKDPAARVTDLLRKVFGN
- a CDS encoding outer membrane beta-barrel family protein — encoded protein: MGRIYINIFLTMLCLGFSATIWAQTNNGDKTAAGTINGRIVTGKGKKAVPYITVALLKEGKQPVNGALTDDNGQFEIAAVKSGSYSLKVSGIGISTYIVKNITISPDNLTRALGDIKVETTTKLMDEVEVKGERPVMEMGVDKKVFNVEKNTTTAGGSASDVLQNVPSVSVDVDGGVSLRGKSGVTILIDGKPATLLGGDEASALQSLPAESVDQVEVITNPSAKYDAEGMTGIINIVTKREKKFGVNGNANIGIGTRDKYNGGLSLNFKNEKWNIFLNGNFRQNPNYRRNTTERFNNEDAGYFNTYEDNLRQHGGSFNSIGAEYTFDKKNSVMLTQNINSFTYESNGKTNYKIYNGDNLLSIQERESRFKVNPISSSTSLEYKHKFAPLDHQLTTSVTYVTSGGSRVQYFKTRNISPNGTVLGQPIIQDAPGKGKRQSVNAQTDYERPLLTKNGKLEAGLKAQLFFFQSENNPIIDSTSGVDVAIDSSLLNSYDYTQQIYAGYTSFKDQLGKFRYQFGLRAEYAYYEGTNEQVGGRRYSNEFLNFFPSVFTSYELPKDQSIYLNYSRRTHRPRFWQLLPYLDLSNPQDTSAGNPNLVPEFIHNIELSYSRLFKKGHNIILSTYYQNTQNLITMYRRFYDDGTSFSMRTNLNTGITYGADITARFQIVKIWDATFNVNLFQNQILGGNVDPTLDNTGFSWFGKVNTNVKLPKNFSLQINGNYEAPKIEAQGTREGVYWIDAAIRKNLLKDKATLVLNVSDIFDTRKYTVNYDFDKARQVSYRDRETRIGRITFSYRFGTNDRKGKGKHSKEEYKPEETKDRDAIKDKSEDGGF
- a CDS encoding glycosyltransferase family 2 protein, with protein sequence MPDISIVIPLYNEEESLPELVEWIEKVCSEHGYVYEVIMIDDGSTDDSWKVVEQLSKEQPDIIKGIKFQRNYGKSAALYEGFKIAQGSVVITMDADLQDSPDEIPDLYRMVTIDGFDLVSGWKKKRYDNAITKNLPSKLYNAVNRRISGIKLHDMNCGLKAYKKTVIKSIEVYGEMHRFIPVLAKAAGFRNIGEKVVQHRARKYGVSKFGWERFINGFLDLLSIQFISRFGKKPMHFFGSLGTLTFLLGFIITIWLVIEKIIGGASFSITNKPGFYMALTAMIMGTQFFLVGFLGELVSRSSSDRNNYIIEKHIGI